One genomic segment of Intestinimonas butyriciproducens includes these proteins:
- a CDS encoding aldehyde dehydrogenase, translating into MNDIIAAQRRYFNSGATRSTDFRRRMLARLEEAVRRHEAELLAALKADLNKTAFEGYETELALVLSELREARRELDRWARPRRVPTPLSQFPSRGFVYPEPYGTTLIMSPWNYPLQLTLCPLAAAMAAGCTAVVKPSAYAPAASAALARLLGETFSRHYIAVVEGGREENAALLDQKFDYIFFTGSPQVGRTVMTAAARHLTPVTLELGGKSPVIVAPDADLDLTAKRLVWGKFLNAGQTCVAPDHVWVRPEQRDALVERMGRYIGRFYGPAPLEGEDLPRIVNRKHYDRLCALLGSGRTALGGQTDPDRLRIAPTVLVDVSEDEPVMGEEIFGPILPVLTYDDLDGLLSHLQGRPSPLALYLFTRSRETERRVLGALRFGGGCVNDAVVHLAVSGLPFGGVGESGMGAYHGKAGFDTFTHRKSVLRRGRLDFPLRYPPCGDRKIGLLKKLMR; encoded by the coding sequence GTGAATGACATCATTGCCGCCCAGCGGCGCTATTTCAACAGCGGGGCCACCCGGAGCACGGATTTCCGCAGGCGTATGCTCGCCCGGCTGGAGGAGGCGGTACGCAGACACGAGGCCGAACTGCTCGCCGCGCTGAAGGCCGACCTCAACAAGACCGCGTTCGAGGGCTACGAGACCGAGCTGGCCCTGGTCCTCTCCGAGCTGCGGGAGGCCCGGCGGGAGCTGGACCGCTGGGCCCGTCCCCGGAGGGTGCCCACGCCTCTGTCCCAATTCCCCTCCAGGGGATTCGTCTACCCCGAGCCCTACGGCACGACCCTTATTATGTCCCCCTGGAACTATCCGCTCCAGCTCACGCTGTGTCCGCTGGCGGCCGCCATGGCGGCGGGCTGCACCGCGGTGGTGAAGCCCTCGGCCTACGCCCCCGCCGCCTCCGCCGCCCTGGCCCGACTGCTGGGCGAGACCTTCTCCCGGCACTATATCGCCGTGGTGGAGGGCGGCCGGGAGGAGAACGCCGCCCTGCTGGACCAGAAATTCGACTATATCTTCTTCACCGGGAGTCCCCAGGTGGGGCGGACCGTCATGACCGCGGCGGCCAGACATCTCACCCCGGTGACGCTGGAGCTGGGGGGCAAGTCCCCGGTCATCGTGGCCCCGGACGCCGACTTGGACCTGACCGCCAAGCGCCTGGTGTGGGGAAAATTCCTCAACGCGGGACAGACCTGTGTGGCCCCCGACCACGTATGGGTGCGCCCGGAGCAGCGGGATGCGCTGGTGGAGCGGATGGGCCGCTATATCGGCAGATTTTACGGTCCCGCCCCCCTGGAGGGGGAGGACCTGCCCCGCATCGTGAACCGGAAGCACTACGACCGGCTCTGCGCCCTGCTGGGCAGCGGGCGCACCGCCCTGGGCGGACAGACCGACCCGGACCGGCTGCGCATCGCCCCCACGGTGCTGGTGGATGTGTCCGAGGACGAGCCGGTGATGGGCGAGGAGATCTTCGGTCCCATCCTGCCCGTGCTCACCTACGACGATCTGGACGGGCTCCTCTCCCACCTTCAGGGGAGGCCCTCCCCCCTGGCCCTCTATCTCTTCACCCGCAGCCGCGAGACGGAACGGCGGGTCCTGGGCGCCCTGCGTTTCGGCGGCGGCTGCGTCAACGACGCGGTGGTCCACCTGGCGGTGAGCGGCCTCCCCTTCGGCGGCGTGGGGGAGAGCGGCATGGGCGCCTACCATGGAAAAGCGGGCTTCGACACCTTTACCCACCGCAAGAGCGTGCTCCGCCGGGGGCGGCTGGATTTTCCGCTGCGGTATCCGCCCTGCGGCGACAGAAAGATCGGACTTTTAAAAAAGCTGATGAGATAG